In a single window of the Nocardioides sp. L-11A genome:
- a CDS encoding ATP-binding cassette domain-containing protein — MSTSILEMTDVSKRFPGAGAFGRGRRGHLAVDGVSLRVERGEALGLVGESGSGKSTLARMANGLVVPSSGTVRTDGHDVAALGRRGLRRLRRNVAMVFQDPLASLNPRQTVRQTLENVYRAHGETTSTTELVALLASVGLGADYLGRYPHEASGGQLQRVAVARALALKPDLIIADEPTSALDVSVRAQILNLLADLQRDQGISFLHVSHDLAVIRLYSDRVAVMHQGRIVETGPSEEIFRAPQHPCTRALVAATPEAELPS, encoded by the coding sequence GTGAGCACCTCGATCCTGGAGATGACCGACGTCAGCAAGCGGTTCCCCGGTGCCGGCGCCTTCGGTCGCGGTCGCCGCGGTCACCTCGCGGTCGACGGCGTATCGCTCCGCGTGGAGCGCGGCGAGGCACTGGGCCTGGTGGGGGAGTCCGGCTCGGGCAAGTCGACGCTCGCTCGGATGGCCAATGGGCTCGTCGTCCCGAGCTCGGGCACCGTCCGGACCGACGGCCACGACGTCGCGGCTCTGGGCAGACGCGGCCTGCGCCGGCTGCGGCGCAATGTCGCGATGGTGTTCCAGGACCCGCTCGCCTCGCTCAACCCGCGCCAGACCGTGCGCCAGACCCTGGAGAACGTCTACCGGGCGCACGGTGAGACGACGTCCACGACCGAGCTCGTCGCGCTGCTCGCGTCGGTCGGCCTCGGTGCCGACTACCTCGGCCGCTACCCGCACGAGGCGTCCGGCGGCCAGCTCCAACGGGTCGCCGTGGCTCGCGCGCTCGCGCTCAAGCCGGACCTGATCATCGCCGACGAGCCGACCTCCGCGCTCGACGTGTCGGTGCGTGCCCAGATCCTCAACCTGCTCGCGGACCTCCAGCGGGACCAGGGGATCTCCTTCCTCCACGTGAGCCACGACCTGGCGGTGATCCGGCTCTACAGCGACCGGGTCGCGGTCATGCACCAGGGGCGGATCGTGGAGACCGGACCGTCCGAGGAGATCTTCCGCGCTCCGCAGCACCCGTGCACGCGGGCGCTCGTGGCGGCGACCCCGGAGGCCGAGCTGCCGAGCTGA
- a CDS encoding alpha/beta fold hydrolase, which translates to MGTDLFVRTYGRDAADAPAILILHGAVESGECYGDAVDRWGGDFHIVAPDARGHGKSPGRRPDHEGVPSTDVMVQDAIDILGDLLADTGRKTLVVGHSMGARIAAFVAADAPHLVAGVVLEDPPWWVPEAGPNPWLSVPADQRERDPFDEVDTSTVEELVDLQRELKPHWPEQELLPLAEAMKAVDTDYMEQRLHEKRRIWTPTARQITVGPAGVPALLVTGTGDVIVDKHSRDRLTAVAPGFDVVVIEGAHHCVRRDKPEEYHRHVDAFLRENAPSAGAVTPR; encoded by the coding sequence GTGGGAACCGACCTGTTCGTCCGGACGTACGGGCGGGACGCAGCCGATGCGCCCGCCATCCTGATCCTGCACGGCGCCGTGGAGTCCGGCGAGTGCTACGGCGACGCCGTCGACCGCTGGGGCGGCGACTTCCACATCGTCGCACCCGACGCCCGGGGCCACGGGAAGTCGCCCGGCCGCCGTCCCGACCACGAGGGTGTGCCGTCGACCGACGTCATGGTGCAGGACGCGATCGACATCCTCGGCGACCTGCTGGCGGACACCGGGCGCAAGACCCTGGTCGTCGGGCACTCCATGGGCGCGCGGATCGCCGCGTTCGTCGCCGCCGACGCGCCGCACCTCGTCGCCGGCGTCGTCCTGGAGGACCCGCCGTGGTGGGTGCCGGAGGCGGGGCCCAACCCGTGGCTGAGCGTTCCCGCCGACCAGCGGGAGCGGGATCCCTTCGACGAGGTGGACACGTCCACCGTCGAGGAGCTCGTCGACCTCCAGCGCGAGCTCAAGCCGCACTGGCCCGAGCAGGAGCTGCTCCCGCTGGCCGAGGCGATGAAGGCCGTCGACACCGACTACATGGAGCAGCGGCTGCACGAGAAGCGCCGGATCTGGACCCCGACCGCACGCCAGATCACGGTCGGCCCGGCGGGCGTGCCCGCGCTGCTGGTGACCGGGACCGGCGACGTCATCGTCGACAAGCACTCGCGCGATCGGCTCACCGCGGTCGCGCCCGGCTTCGACGTCGTCGTCATCGAGGGCGCGCACCACTGCGTGCGCCGCGACAAGCCGGAGGAGTACCACCGGCACGTGGACGCCTTCCTGCGTGAGAACGCGCCCTCCGCCGGGGCGGTCACTCCACGCTGA
- a CDS encoding LysR family transcriptional regulator — MPTIDPRRLLVLRAFVLSDSVTATAAALHLTPSAVSQQLAALEREVGHALVVRTGRKLALTPAGRILAEHAEEISSRLKLAEADLAAHAGGVLGQLRIGAFPTAISWVVAPAIVELRHQAPGVDVTVVDAEAHMSHRMLMRGDIDVTVSLEYESDPERDSPDIAKFPLYIERFKAVLPHGHPLAGEEGIELTQLSEEGWVMPSPGNPCRTMVLQACAEVGFHPPIAHVSDDYRAAVALVAAEAGICLAPESALSARDAEWVTILPTRGIAPLRKVIMTTRRDNQGHPVVRAGLEAMRAALAEPDSEIYGPLARSDTFSVE; from the coding sequence GTGCCGACGATCGACCCCCGACGTCTCCTCGTCCTGCGTGCCTTCGTACTGTCCGACTCGGTCACCGCGACCGCCGCGGCGCTGCACCTGACGCCGTCCGCGGTGTCGCAGCAGCTGGCCGCCCTCGAACGGGAGGTCGGCCATGCGCTCGTCGTACGCACGGGGCGCAAGCTGGCGCTGACCCCCGCGGGCCGGATCCTCGCCGAGCACGCCGAGGAGATCAGCTCCCGGCTGAAGCTGGCCGAGGCCGATCTCGCGGCACATGCCGGCGGCGTGCTGGGCCAGTTACGGATCGGTGCCTTCCCGACCGCGATCAGCTGGGTGGTCGCGCCGGCGATCGTCGAGCTCCGACACCAGGCACCCGGCGTCGACGTCACGGTCGTCGACGCCGAGGCGCACATGAGCCACCGGATGCTGATGCGCGGCGACATCGACGTCACCGTGAGCCTGGAGTACGAGTCGGACCCCGAGCGCGACTCCCCCGACATCGCGAAGTTCCCGCTCTACATCGAGCGGTTCAAGGCGGTCCTCCCGCACGGGCATCCGCTGGCGGGCGAGGAGGGCATCGAGCTCACCCAGCTCAGCGAGGAGGGCTGGGTGATGCCGTCGCCCGGCAACCCGTGCCGGACGATGGTGCTGCAGGCATGCGCCGAGGTGGGCTTCCACCCACCGATCGCGCACGTGTCCGACGACTACCGTGCCGCCGTCGCGCTGGTCGCCGCGGAGGCGGGGATCTGCCTGGCGCCGGAGTCGGCCCTCTCGGCGCGCGACGCGGAGTGGGTCACCATCCTGCCCACGCGCGGCATCGCGCCGCTGCGCAAGGTGATCATGACGACCCGGCGCGACAACCAGGGGCACCCGGTCGTCCGCGCGGGCCTGGAGGCGATGCGGGCCGCGCTCGCCGAGCCGGACTCGGAGATCTACGGCCCGCTCGCACGGTCCGACACGTTCAGCGTGGAGTGA
- a CDS encoding YbaK/EbsC family protein, which yields MPEQPDPTDQSSRAIAAAERLGLSFEVIRHGPVGSLEEAAAVRGIAPRQIVKTMVVRVADGDHRFVLVPGDREISWPRLRALLGVNRLSMPSADAAREVTGYVRGTITPLGSATVLPVIADARVTGTVSLGGGGYGVALTLDGDALVAALGATVADVTAASD from the coding sequence GTGCCCGAGCAGCCCGACCCGACCGACCAGTCCTCCCGTGCGATCGCGGCCGCCGAACGGCTCGGCCTGTCCTTCGAGGTCATCCGGCACGGACCGGTCGGCTCGCTGGAGGAGGCGGCGGCGGTCCGCGGCATCGCGCCGCGCCAGATCGTCAAGACGATGGTCGTGCGGGTCGCCGACGGCGATCACCGCTTCGTGCTGGTGCCCGGCGACCGCGAGATCTCCTGGCCGCGGCTGCGCGCGCTGCTGGGCGTCAACCGGCTCTCGATGCCGTCGGCCGACGCCGCGCGCGAGGTGACCGGCTACGTCCGCGGCACGATCACTCCGCTGGGCTCCGCCACCGTGCTTCCGGTGATCGCCGACGCGCGGGTCACCGGCACCGTCTCGCTCGGCGGCGGAGGGTACGGCGTCGCGCTCACCCTCGACGGGGACGCGCTGGTCGCCGCGCTCGGCGCCACCGTCGCCGACGTGACGGCGGCATCGGACTGA
- a CDS encoding M20/M25/M40 family metallo-hydrolase: MAASTAHDVAGEVVDLCRDLIRIDTSNYGGGESTGERKAAEHVATLLDEVGIAAEVIETAPGRANVLARWGGDGATRTGGDRGALLLHGHLDVVPAAAEDWTVHPFSGEIQDGYVWGRGAVDMKDFDAMLLSVVRARQRAGRVPEREIVLCFTADEEAGGHHGAQLLVENHAEWFEGCTEAVGEVGGFSTTVRGRRLYLIEAAEKGMAWMRLSARGRAGHGSMLNDDNAVTRLASAVARIGAHEWPVRLTPTMRTLLATVGELAGVEATPENAPALVEEFGDAARMLGAVLRNSTNPTMLDAGYKVNVIPTDATAHVDGRFLPGFEDEFFTTLAELTGEGVDIDFVSHQPPWESPYDGALVDAMTRSLLAEDPDALVAPYLMSGGTDAKHFLGLGLRCYGFAPLRLPEELDFTALFHGVDERVPVDALEFGARVMDRFLDVV; the protein is encoded by the coding sequence ATGGCCGCATCCACCGCTCACGACGTCGCCGGAGAGGTCGTCGACCTGTGCCGCGACCTGATTCGGATCGACACCTCCAACTATGGCGGCGGGGAGAGCACGGGTGAGCGGAAGGCCGCCGAGCACGTGGCCACGTTGCTCGACGAGGTGGGCATCGCGGCCGAGGTGATCGAGACGGCTCCGGGCCGTGCGAACGTCCTGGCTCGCTGGGGCGGCGACGGGGCCACCCGCACCGGCGGCGACCGCGGCGCGCTGCTGCTGCACGGTCACCTGGACGTCGTACCGGCCGCGGCGGAGGACTGGACGGTCCACCCGTTCAGCGGCGAGATCCAGGACGGCTACGTGTGGGGCCGCGGTGCGGTCGACATGAAGGACTTCGACGCCATGCTGCTCTCCGTCGTGCGGGCGCGGCAGCGGGCCGGACGGGTCCCCGAGCGCGAGATCGTGCTCTGCTTCACCGCGGACGAGGAGGCCGGCGGTCACCACGGCGCACAGTTGCTGGTGGAGAACCACGCCGAGTGGTTCGAGGGCTGCACCGAGGCGGTCGGCGAGGTCGGCGGCTTCAGCACTACGGTCCGCGGCCGGCGGCTCTACCTCATCGAGGCCGCCGAGAAGGGCATGGCCTGGATGCGGCTCAGCGCCCGCGGTCGCGCCGGCCACGGCTCGATGCTGAACGACGACAACGCGGTCACCCGGCTGGCCTCGGCGGTGGCGCGGATCGGGGCCCACGAGTGGCCGGTCCGGCTCACGCCCACCATGCGGACCCTGCTCGCGACCGTCGGCGAGCTCGCCGGCGTCGAGGCGACCCCGGAGAACGCGCCCGCGCTGGTCGAGGAGTTCGGCGACGCCGCCCGGATGCTCGGCGCCGTGCTCCGCAACTCCACCAACCCGACCATGCTCGACGCCGGCTACAAGGTCAACGTCATCCCCACCGACGCCACCGCCCACGTCGACGGCCGCTTCCTCCCCGGCTTCGAGGACGAGTTCTTCACCACCCTGGCCGAGCTCACCGGCGAGGGCGTCGACATCGACTTCGTCTCCCATCAGCCGCCCTGGGAGTCGCCGTACGACGGCGCGCTGGTCGACGCGATGACCCGCAGCCTGCTCGCCGAGGATCCCGACGCGCTCGTCGCGCCGTACCTCATGAGCGGCGGCACCGACGCCAAGCACTTCCTCGGGCTCGGGCTGCGCTGCTACGGCTTCGCGCCGCTGCGGCTGCCCGAGGAGCTGGACTTCACCGCGCTGTTCCACGGGGTCGACGAGCGGGTGCCGGTCGACGCGCTGGAGTTCGGCGCGCGGGTCATGGACCGGTTCCTCGACGTGGTCTGA
- a CDS encoding DUF5703 family protein: MRGLGRGVEWEFERVTFDREFSRNMVAKLLVERAEHGGWELDRVQIGPDGRRRVVLRRKIIRAVRTA, from the coding sequence ATGCGCGGCCTCGGGCGCGGCGTCGAGTGGGAGTTCGAGCGGGTGACCTTCGACCGCGAGTTCTCGCGGAACATGGTCGCCAAGCTGCTCGTCGAGCGGGCCGAGCACGGCGGCTGGGAGCTGGACCGGGTCCAGATCGGTCCGGACGGGCGGCGTCGCGTGGTGCTGCGGCGCAAGATCATCCGCGCCGTCCGGACCGCCTGA
- a CDS encoding aldo/keto reductase: MQQRYVGASGLQVSRLALGTMTWGKDTDEHEARDQLAAFVEAGGTTVDTAAGYTDGRSEALLGSLLGDVVRRDELVLATKAGIWRRGSDRLTDTSRGAMLRGLDTSLKRLGTDHVDLWQVHIWSDDVPVEETLGALDHAVATGRATYVGISNFNGWQTARAATLQEAVAGRARIVSTQMEYSLVNRRIEREVLPAVEALGLGLFPWSPLGRGVLTGKYRTGTPSDSRAASPVFAGFVDAYLDEHSRGIVEAVARAADGLGWTPLEVALVWVRDSPGVTAPIVGARTAAQLAGALGSEGKVLPPEIRVALDDVSGGAA; this comes from the coding sequence ATGCAGCAGCGGTACGTCGGCGCCAGCGGCCTCCAGGTGTCGCGCCTCGCCCTCGGCACGATGACGTGGGGCAAGGACACCGACGAGCACGAGGCCCGCGACCAGCTGGCCGCCTTCGTCGAGGCCGGCGGGACGACGGTCGACACGGCGGCGGGCTACACCGATGGCCGTTCCGAGGCCTTGCTCGGGAGCCTGCTCGGCGACGTCGTACGCCGCGACGAGCTGGTGCTGGCGACCAAGGCCGGGATCTGGCGGCGCGGTTCCGACCGGCTCACCGACACCTCCCGCGGCGCGATGCTGCGCGGCCTCGACACGTCCTTGAAGCGGCTCGGCACCGACCACGTCGACCTGTGGCAGGTCCACATCTGGAGCGACGACGTCCCTGTGGAGGAGACGCTGGGGGCGCTCGACCACGCCGTGGCGACCGGCCGGGCGACGTACGTCGGCATCTCGAACTTCAACGGCTGGCAGACCGCCCGCGCAGCGACCCTGCAGGAGGCGGTCGCGGGGCGTGCCCGGATCGTGTCCACCCAGATGGAGTACTCCCTGGTCAACCGGCGGATCGAGCGCGAGGTGCTGCCCGCGGTCGAGGCGCTCGGCCTCGGGCTGTTCCCCTGGTCGCCCCTGGGCCGCGGCGTGCTGACCGGGAAGTACCGCACTGGCACCCCCTCCGACTCCCGCGCCGCGTCACCGGTCTTCGCGGGCTTCGTCGACGCCTATCTCGACGAGCACAGTCGCGGCATCGTCGAGGCCGTCGCCCGCGCCGCGGACGGGCTGGGCTGGACGCCGCTCGAGGTCGCCCTGGTCTGGGTGCGCGACTCCCCCGGCGTCACCGCTCCGATCGTGGGCGCGCGGACCGCCGCCCAGCTCGCCGGCGCGCTCGGCTCGGAGGGGAAGGTGCTGCCCCCGGAGATCCGGGTGGCCCTCGACGACGTCTCCGGAGGTGCCGCATGA
- a CDS encoding undecaprenyl-diphosphate phosphatase, with product MTRVTIDSLGWRVVADFLQAVFLGVLQGLTEFLPISSSAHLRIFPDLFGWGDPGAAFTAVIQIGTELAVLVYFRKDIWRIARAWVLSLFKPEYRGALDARMGWYIIVGSLPIVVLGILLKDVIERDFRNLWIIGSTLIVLGLVLGLADRIGRNEKAIKQMRLRDALLMGGAQAMALIPGVSRSGATLSMGRFLGYEREAATRFAFLLAIPAVVGAGLFELKEIGDVGKAHAGEADYGWGPTITATVVSFIVGYAAIAWLLRWVSTKSYTPFVVYRVLLGAAVLILLGAGVLSS from the coding sequence ATGACGCGCGTGACCATCGACTCCCTAGGATGGCGCGTCGTGGCGGACTTCCTGCAGGCAGTGTTCCTCGGCGTGCTCCAGGGACTGACCGAGTTCCTCCCGATCTCCAGCAGTGCGCACCTGCGGATCTTCCCCGACCTGTTCGGCTGGGGCGACCCCGGCGCTGCGTTCACGGCGGTGATCCAGATCGGCACCGAGCTGGCCGTGCTCGTGTACTTCCGCAAGGACATCTGGCGCATCGCCCGCGCCTGGGTGCTGTCCCTGTTCAAGCCGGAGTACCGCGGCGCCCTCGACGCCCGGATGGGCTGGTACATCATCGTCGGCTCGCTGCCGATCGTGGTGCTCGGCATCCTGCTCAAGGACGTCATCGAGCGCGACTTCCGCAACCTGTGGATCATCGGCAGCACGCTGATCGTGCTCGGCCTGGTCCTCGGCCTCGCGGACCGGATCGGTCGCAATGAGAAGGCGATCAAGCAGATGCGGCTGCGCGACGCGCTCCTCATGGGCGGCGCCCAGGCGATGGCCCTCATCCCCGGCGTCTCCCGCTCCGGTGCCACGCTGTCGATGGGCCGCTTCCTCGGCTACGAGCGTGAGGCCGCCACCCGCTTCGCCTTCCTCCTCGCCATCCCCGCCGTGGTCGGCGCCGGGCTCTTCGAGCTCAAGGAGATCGGCGACGTCGGCAAGGCCCACGCCGGCGAGGCGGACTACGGCTGGGGCCCGACTATCACCGCCACCGTCGTCTCGTTCATCGTCGGGTACGCCGCCATCGCGTGGCTTCTGCGCTGGGTCAGCACGAAGTCGTACACGCCCTTCGTGGTCTACCGGGTCCTGCTCGGCGCGGCCGTGCTGATCCTGCTCGGCGCCGGCGTACTCAGTTCCTGA
- the corA gene encoding magnesium/cobalt transporter CorA, translating into MIVDSAVYRHGVRLPVDCHLHDYAALRAAASDEHDFVWVGLYEPSHLELGEIAAAFDLHPLAVEDAVVAHQRPKLETYANSLFLVLKTLWYVDEDDAVETGEINVFIGTDFVITVRHGRGSALSDARHDLEKKQAVLDHGPSAVVYAVCDAVVDGYTAVVAELQIDVDEVEASVFSDRRTQDGDRIYVLKRELSEVRRAVLPLREPMRRFASGTVDLVEAESAPFFRDVSDHLAQAAEEMDTLDGLLSTAFDAHVSRIAMQQNDDMRKISAGAALVVVPTLIAGIYGMNFTHMPELGWTFGYPFAIALMVSSMAGLWVFFKKSGWF; encoded by the coding sequence GTGATCGTCGACAGCGCCGTCTACCGGCACGGCGTCCGCCTCCCGGTGGACTGCCACCTGCACGACTACGCCGCGCTGCGCGCCGCAGCCAGCGACGAGCACGACTTCGTCTGGGTGGGGCTCTACGAGCCCAGCCACCTCGAGCTCGGCGAGATCGCCGCGGCCTTCGACCTCCACCCGCTCGCCGTCGAGGACGCGGTCGTCGCCCACCAGCGCCCCAAGCTGGAGACCTACGCGAACAGCCTCTTCCTCGTCCTCAAGACCCTCTGGTACGTCGACGAGGACGATGCCGTGGAGACCGGCGAGATCAACGTCTTCATCGGCACCGACTTCGTCATCACCGTCCGGCACGGCCGGGGCTCGGCCCTCAGCGACGCCCGCCACGACCTCGAGAAGAAGCAGGCCGTCCTCGACCACGGCCCCTCCGCCGTCGTCTACGCCGTCTGCGACGCCGTCGTCGACGGCTACACCGCGGTCGTCGCCGAGCTCCAGATCGACGTCGACGAGGTCGAGGCGTCCGTCTTCTCCGACCGCCGGACCCAGGACGGTGACCGGATCTACGTCCTCAAGCGTGAGCTGTCCGAGGTACGCCGCGCCGTCCTTCCGCTGCGTGAGCCGATGCGCCGCTTCGCCTCCGGCACCGTCGACCTGGTCGAGGCGGAGTCGGCGCCCTTCTTCCGCGACGTCAGCGACCACCTCGCCCAGGCCGCCGAGGAGATGGACACGCTCGACGGACTCCTCTCAACCGCGTTCGATGCCCACGTGTCCCGGATCGCGATGCAGCAGAACGACGACATGCGGAAGATCTCCGCCGGAGCCGCGCTGGTCGTGGTGCCGACGCTCATCGCCGGGATCTACGGCATGAACTTCACCCACATGCCCGAGCTCGGCTGGACCTTCGGGTACCCGTTCGCGATCGCGCTGATGGTGTCGTCGATGGCCGGGTTGTGGGTGTTCTTCAAGAAGTCGGGGTGGTTCTGA